The Orcinus orca chromosome 16, mOrcOrc1.1, whole genome shotgun sequence genome includes a window with the following:
- the SPSB3 gene encoding SPRY domain-containing SOCS box protein 3 isoform X3, whose protein sequence is MARRPRSSRAWHFVLSAARRDADARAVALAGSTNWGYDSDGQHSDSDSDPEYASLPSSIPSAVPVTGESFCDCDSQSEAFCGSLHAAHRGRDCRCGEEDECECGGLRRVGGPLGWGGAWRAWASSLTDFDWVWDDLNKSSATLLSCDNRKVNFHMEYSCGTAAIRGTKELGEGQHFWEIKMTSPVYGTDMMVGIGTSDVDLDKYHHTFCSLLGRDEDSWGLSYTGLLHHKGDKTSFSSRFGQGSIIGVHLDTWHGTLTFFKNRKCIGEPELRVQAVPPPHPQEWQPPSCRTRGSTQWCAPRRPRAA, encoded by the exons ATGGCCAGGCGCCCACGGAGCAGCAGAGCGTGGCATTTTGTCCTGAGTGCAGCTCGCCGAGATGCGGATGCCCGGGCCGTGGCTCTGGCAGGGTCCACCAACTGGGGCTACGACTCTGATGGGCAG CACAGCGACTCAGATTCCGACCCCGAGTATGCATCTCTGCCGTCATCCATCCCCAGCGCCGTGCCTGTGACTGGGGAGTCCTTCTGCGACTGTGACAGTCAGAGTGAGGCCTTCTGCGGCAGTCTGCACGCCGCCCACCGGGGCAGGGACTGCCGCTGCGGGGAGGAGGACGAGTGTGAGTGTGGGGGCCTGCGGCGGGTGGGCGGACCTCTGGGCTGGGGGGGAGCCTGGCGAGCCTGGGCCTCTTCTCTCACAGATTTTGACTGGGTCTGGGATGACCTGAATAAGTCCTCGGCCACCCTGCTGAGCTGTGACAACCGGAAGGTCAACTTCCACATGGAATACAGCTGTGGCACAGCGGCCATCCGGGGTAcaaaggagctgggggagggccaGCACTTCTGGGAGATCAAGATGACCTCGCCCGTCTATGGCACTGACATG ATGGTGGGCATCGGGACATCGGACGTGGACCTGGACAAGTACCACCACACGTTCTGCAGCCTGCTCGGCCGGGACGAGGACAGCTGGGGCCTCTCCTACACGG GCCTCCTCCACCACAAGGGCGACAAGACGAGCTTCTCCTCCCGGTTCGGCCAGGGCTCCATCATTGGCGTGCACCTGGACACCTGGCATGGGACGCTGACCTTTTTTAAGAACAGGAAGTGCATAG GAGAGCCTGAGCTTAGGGTTCAGGCTgtgccacctccccacccccaggagtgGCAGCCACCAAGCTGCAGAACAAGAGGTTCTACCCAATGGTGTGCTCCACGGCGGCCAAGAGCAGCATGA
- the EME2 gene encoding probable crossover junction endonuclease EME2 — protein sequence MDPGAGGRGQRPGVGSSALRSLFICALGAGRESVVAILEDAGADILMEALDALSCECRVEPERPAWSLGWSRVKPDPCSLSVPPEVWAADEQDRLLLLEPEEFLQGVVQLTQVLPVQYPGGMAARASSGDSCLGGSWLARGGGGPGASAALGKRGCAVGGLLVGAESACVCLHQGPHPASLQVCDPHPAGGCSGRDGSAGRGGSAGQGGASLASRAEGAVGFVELGAGRSVEVMKNLGTSLHPPLPRQSRESGAFSFCTTACWAAAEKSGKRWHWPAGGLLAADQVCVACGMEQGCLALLADLPVRMGKGVRPHRLGPDLSCCICLFLMTTIPDLPLDLGS from the exons ATGGACCCAGGTGCGGGCGGGCGCGGGCAGCGGCCCGGGGTGGGGAGCTCGGCCTTGAGGAGCTTGTTTATCTGCGCTCTGGGAGCCGGACGGGAATCAGTTGTTG CCATTCTGGAAGATGCCGGTGCCGACATCCTGATGGAGGCTCTGGACGCCCTGAGCTGTGAGTGCCGCGTGGAGCCCGAACGCCCTGCATGGAGCCTCGGGTGGAGCAGAGTGAAGCCAGACCCTTGCTCCCTCAGT GTGCCTCCTGAGGTGTGGGCTGCGGATGAGCAGGACcggctgctgctgctggagcCTGAGGAGTTTCTGCAGGGCGTTGTCCAGCTGACCCAG GTCTTACCAGTCCAGTACCCAGGAGGCATGGCAGCCAGAGCGTCTAGTGGTGACTCATGCCTAGGTGGCAGTTGGCTGGCCCGAGGTGGAGGAG GCCCTGGTGCTTCTGCAGCTCTGGGCAAACGTGGATGTGCTGTTGGTGGCCTCCTGGTAGGAGCTGAGTCAGCATGTGTGTGCCTTCACCAAGGCCCTCACCCAGCGTCCCTTCAAGTGTGTGACCCTCACCCTGCTGGGGGCTGCAGCGGGAGGGATGGGAGTGCCGGGCGGGGTGGCAGTGCTGGGCAGGGTGGCGCCTCTCTGGCCTCTAGAGCAGAGGGGGCTGTGGGTTTTGTtgagctgggggcggggcgctCAGTAGAGGTGATGAAGAATCTAGGCACTTCCCTGCATCCTCCCCTTCCCAGGCAGTCCCGGGAGTCTGGGGCCTTTTCCTTCTGCACCACCGCGTGCTGGGCAGCAGCTGAGAAGAGTGGCAAGAGATGGCACTGGCCTGCGGGGGGCCTGCTGGCAGCAGATCAG GTGTGCGTGGCCTGTGGCATGGAGCAGGGGTGCCTAGCCCTCCTGGCTGACCTCCCTGTGAGGATGGGCAAGGGTGTGCGGCCCCATAGGTTGGGACCTGACCTCTCCTGCTGCATCTGCCTCTTCCTGATGACCACCATCCCCGACCTCCCGCTGGACCTGGGCTCCTGA
- the SPSB3 gene encoding SPRY domain-containing SOCS box protein 3 isoform X1, giving the protein MARRPRSSRAWHFVLSAARRDADARAVALAGSTNWGYDSDGQHSDSDSDPEYASLPSSIPSAVPVTGESFCDCDSQSEAFCGSLHAAHRGRDCRCGEEDECECGGLRRVGGPLGWGGAWRAWASSLTDFDWVWDDLNKSSATLLSCDNRKVNFHMEYSCGTAAIRGTKELGEGQHFWEIKMTSPVYGTDMMVGIGTSDVDLDKYHHTFCSLLGRDEDSWGLSYTGLLHHKGDKTSFSSRFGQGSIIGVHLDTWHGTLTFFKNRKCIGVAATKLQNKRFYPMVCSTAAKSSMKVIRSCASITSLQYLCCYRLRQLRPDSGDTLEGLPLPPGLKQVLHHKLGWVLSMSCGHRKPPTPSPVANPSSPETRRCQRKRCRRT; this is encoded by the exons ATGGCCAGGCGCCCACGGAGCAGCAGAGCGTGGCATTTTGTCCTGAGTGCAGCTCGCCGAGATGCGGATGCCCGGGCCGTGGCTCTGGCAGGGTCCACCAACTGGGGCTACGACTCTGATGGGCAG CACAGCGACTCAGATTCCGACCCCGAGTATGCATCTCTGCCGTCATCCATCCCCAGCGCCGTGCCTGTGACTGGGGAGTCCTTCTGCGACTGTGACAGTCAGAGTGAGGCCTTCTGCGGCAGTCTGCACGCCGCCCACCGGGGCAGGGACTGCCGCTGCGGGGAGGAGGACGAGTGTGAGTGTGGGGGCCTGCGGCGGGTGGGCGGACCTCTGGGCTGGGGGGGAGCCTGGCGAGCCTGGGCCTCTTCTCTCACAGATTTTGACTGGGTCTGGGATGACCTGAATAAGTCCTCGGCCACCCTGCTGAGCTGTGACAACCGGAAGGTCAACTTCCACATGGAATACAGCTGTGGCACAGCGGCCATCCGGGGTAcaaaggagctgggggagggccaGCACTTCTGGGAGATCAAGATGACCTCGCCCGTCTATGGCACTGACATG ATGGTGGGCATCGGGACATCGGACGTGGACCTGGACAAGTACCACCACACGTTCTGCAGCCTGCTCGGCCGGGACGAGGACAGCTGGGGCCTCTCCTACACGG GCCTCCTCCACCACAAGGGCGACAAGACGAGCTTCTCCTCCCGGTTCGGCCAGGGCTCCATCATTGGCGTGCACCTGGACACCTGGCATGGGACGCTGACCTTTTTTAAGAACAGGAAGTGCATAG gagtgGCAGCCACCAAGCTGCAGAACAAGAGGTTCTACCCAATGGTGTGCTCCACGGCGGCCAAGAGCAGCATGAAGGTGATCCGCTCCTGTGCCAGCATCACCTCCCTGCAATACCTGTGCTGCTACCGCCTGCGCCAGCTGCGGCCTGACTCTGGGGACACGCTCGAGGGCCTGCCCCTGCCGCCCGGCCTCAAGCAGGTGCTGCACCACAAGCTGGGCTGGGTCCTGAGCATGAGCTGCGGCCACCGCAAGCCCCCCACACCCTCGCCCGTGGCCAATCCCAGCAGCCCTGAGACCCGGCGCTGCCAGAGGAAGCGCTGCCGAAGGACCTAG
- the NME3 gene encoding nucleoside diphosphate kinase 3, whose translation MICLVLTIFANLFPAAYTGVHERTFLAVKPDGVQRRLVGEIVRRFERKGFKLVALKLVLASEELLRQHYAELRERPFYGRLVKYMGSGPVVAMVWQGLDVVRASRALIGATNPADATPGTIRGDFCIEVGKNVIHGSDSVESARREIALWFRADELLCWEDSAGHWLYE comes from the exons ATGATCTGCCTGGTGCTGACCATCTTCGCCAACCTCTTCCCGGCGG CGTACACCGGCGTGCACGAGCGCACTTTCCTGGCCGTGAAGCCTGACGGCGTGCAGCGGCGGCTCGTGGGCGAGATCGTTCGGCGCTTCGAGAGGAAGGGCTTCAAGCTGGTGGCGCTGAAGCTGGTGCTG gcctccgAGGAGCTGCTGCGCCAGCACTACGCCGAGCTGCGTGAGCGCCCTTTCTACGGGCGCCTGGTCAAGTACATGGGCTCCGGGCCGGTGGTGGCCATG GTGTGGCAGGGTCTGGACGTTGTGCGCGCTTCGCGGGCGCTCATCGGGGCCACGAACCCGGCCGACGCCACGCCCGGTACTATCCGTGGCGATTTCTGCATCGAGGTCGGCAA GAACGTGATTCACGGCAGCGACTCGGTGGAGAGCGCCCGCCGCGAGATAGCGCTCTGGTTCCGCGCAGACGAGCTTCTGTGCTGGGAGGACAGCGCCGGGCACTGGCTGTACGAGTAG
- the SPSB3 gene encoding SPRY domain-containing SOCS box protein 3 isoform X2: MARRPRSSRAWHFVLSAARRDADARAVALAGSTNWGYDSDGQHSDSDSDPEYASLPSSIPSAVPVTGESFCDCDSQSEAFCGSLHAAHRGRDCRCGEEDEYFDWVWDDLNKSSATLLSCDNRKVNFHMEYSCGTAAIRGTKELGEGQHFWEIKMTSPVYGTDMMVGIGTSDVDLDKYHHTFCSLLGRDEDSWGLSYTGLLHHKGDKTSFSSRFGQGSIIGVHLDTWHGTLTFFKNRKCIGVAATKLQNKRFYPMVCSTAAKSSMKVIRSCASITSLQYLCCYRLRQLRPDSGDTLEGLPLPPGLKQVLHHKLGWVLSMSCGHRKPPTPSPVANPSSPETRRCQRKRCRRT; this comes from the exons ATGGCCAGGCGCCCACGGAGCAGCAGAGCGTGGCATTTTGTCCTGAGTGCAGCTCGCCGAGATGCGGATGCCCGGGCCGTGGCTCTGGCAGGGTCCACCAACTGGGGCTACGACTCTGATGGGCAG CACAGCGACTCAGATTCCGACCCCGAGTATGCATCTCTGCCGTCATCCATCCCCAGCGCCGTGCCTGTGACTGGGGAGTCCTTCTGCGACTGTGACAGTCAGAGTGAGGCCTTCTGCGGCAGTCTGCACGCCGCCCACCGGGGCAGGGACTGCCGCTGCGGGGAGGAGGACGAGT ATTTTGACTGGGTCTGGGATGACCTGAATAAGTCCTCGGCCACCCTGCTGAGCTGTGACAACCGGAAGGTCAACTTCCACATGGAATACAGCTGTGGCACAGCGGCCATCCGGGGTAcaaaggagctgggggagggccaGCACTTCTGGGAGATCAAGATGACCTCGCCCGTCTATGGCACTGACATG ATGGTGGGCATCGGGACATCGGACGTGGACCTGGACAAGTACCACCACACGTTCTGCAGCCTGCTCGGCCGGGACGAGGACAGCTGGGGCCTCTCCTACACGG GCCTCCTCCACCACAAGGGCGACAAGACGAGCTTCTCCTCCCGGTTCGGCCAGGGCTCCATCATTGGCGTGCACCTGGACACCTGGCATGGGACGCTGACCTTTTTTAAGAACAGGAAGTGCATAG gagtgGCAGCCACCAAGCTGCAGAACAAGAGGTTCTACCCAATGGTGTGCTCCACGGCGGCCAAGAGCAGCATGAAGGTGATCCGCTCCTGTGCCAGCATCACCTCCCTGCAATACCTGTGCTGCTACCGCCTGCGCCAGCTGCGGCCTGACTCTGGGGACACGCTCGAGGGCCTGCCCCTGCCGCCCGGCCTCAAGCAGGTGCTGCACCACAAGCTGGGCTGGGTCCTGAGCATGAGCTGCGGCCACCGCAAGCCCCCCACACCCTCGCCCGTGGCCAATCCCAGCAGCCCTGAGACCCGGCGCTGCCAGAGGAAGCGCTGCCGAAGGACCTAG
- the MRPS34 gene encoding 28S ribosomal protein S34, mitochondrial translates to MARKKVGPRLIAELARRVRALREQRERPRDSERYALDYETLTRPHSGRKLPARAWADVRRESRLLQLLGGLPLFGLGRLVTRKSWLWQHDEPCYWRLTRVRPDYTAQNLDHGKAWGVLTFKGKTESEAREIEQVMYHDWRLVPKHEEEAFTAFTPAPEDTLRTVPYPPLLRAMILAERQRNGDTSTGEPMLNLKRIRIDPWDYPENQESKRKTKGTAV, encoded by the exons ATGGCGCGGAAGAAGGTGGGGCCGCGGCTGATCGCCGAGCTGGCCCGCCGCGTGCGGGCCCTGCGCGAGCAGCGGGAGCGGCCGCGCGATTCGGAGCGCTACGCCCTGGACTACGAGACGCTGACGCGGCCGCACTCGGGCCGCAAGCTGCCCGCGCGAGCCTGGGCCGATGTGCGCCGCGAGAGCCGCCTCCTGCAGTTGCTTGGCGGCCTcccgctcttcggcctgggccgcCTTGTCACGCGCAAGTCCTGGCTGTGGCAGCACGACGAGCCGTGCTACTGGCGCCTCACGCGGGTCCGGCCCGACTACACGGCGCAG AACTTGGACCATGGGAAGGCCTGGGGCGTCCTGACCTTCAAAG GAAAGACGGAGAGTGAGGCTCGGGAGATAGAACAGGTCATGTACCACGACTGGCGGCTGGTGCCCAAGCACGAGGAGGAAGCCTTCACCGCTTTCACGCCGGCGCCGGAGGACACTCTGCGCACTGTGCCCTACCCGCCGCTCCTCCGCGCAATGATTCTAGCAGAGCGACAGAGAAATGGAGACACCAGCACGGGGGAGCCCATGCTCAATCTGAAGAGGATACGCATTGATCCCTGGGACTATCCTGAGAACCAGGAGTCGAAGAGAAAGACCAAGGGCACTGCAGTCTAA